In the genome of Spirochaetae bacterium HGW-Spirochaetae-1, one region contains:
- a CDS encoding C4-dicarboxylate ABC transporter substrate-binding protein, with translation MILNRKLSALIISAVIILFTTTRCGKKSDIYHVAIGTGGVTGVYYPAGGAIARMVNKKTDRYKIRVTVESTSGSVYNINAVLSGDINFGIAQSDRLFQACRGFAEWEKAGPQRNIRSVFGLHHESITMVASEKSGIKKFYDIRGKIINLGNPGSGQLQNARDAMEAFGINESEIRAEYIKAVEAAGLLQDERIDAFFYTVGHPNGSLKEAAAGRVKVRIVDLSGKPLNALFKKYPFYTASVIPAEMYPGILNTEDIATFGVRALLICSAGTRTDAVYALVKEVFDNFDEFKKLHPAYAVLTREDMLKGMTAPFHEGAMKYYRETGLDRYIN, from the coding sequence ATGATATTGAATCGGAAACTATCGGCATTGATTATATCGGCCGTAATAATTCTCTTCACAACGACGCGGTGCGGCAAAAAATCCGATATATATCATGTGGCCATCGGCACCGGCGGCGTTACAGGCGTCTACTATCCCGCAGGCGGCGCCATAGCCCGCATGGTTAACAAAAAAACCGACCGCTATAAAATCCGGGTCACGGTGGAATCAACCAGCGGGTCCGTGTACAACATCAATGCCGTACTCAGCGGCGATATCAATTTCGGCATAGCCCAGTCGGACCGCCTCTTCCAGGCCTGCAGGGGTTTTGCCGAATGGGAAAAGGCGGGACCGCAGAGGAATATCCGCTCAGTCTTTGGCCTGCACCATGAATCCATAACCATGGTGGCATCGGAAAAGAGCGGTATAAAGAAATTTTATGACATCAGGGGAAAAATCATCAACCTGGGCAATCCCGGATCAGGACAACTCCAGAATGCCCGTGACGCCATGGAGGCCTTCGGCATAAATGAGTCCGAAATCCGGGCTGAATATATCAAGGCCGTGGAAGCAGCGGGCCTGCTCCAGGACGAGCGTATCGACGCCTTCTTCTACACCGTGGGACATCCCAACGGAAGCCTCAAGGAGGCCGCCGCGGGAAGAGTCAAAGTGAGGATAGTTGATCTGTCCGGGAAGCCTCTCAATGCACTCTTTAAAAAATATCCCTTTTACACCGCATCGGTCATACCGGCGGAGATGTATCCCGGCATTCTGAACACAGAAGACATTGCAACTTTCGGGGTCAGAGCCCTCCTCATCTGTTCCGCCGGAACCAGAACCGACGCGGTCTATGCCCTGGTGAAGGAGGTATTCGACAACTTCGACGAATTCAAAAAGCTCCACCCCGCCTACGCCGTTCTCACCCGGGAGGATATGCTGAAGGGAATGACGGCCCCCTTCCATGAAGGGGCCATGAAATACTACCGCGAAACGGGACTGGACAGATATATAAACTAA
- a CDS encoding C4-dicarboxylate ABC transporter codes for MFSRKTQTAEDILKEETGELRSLNRFEKTLTAAVALAWALFQLSLASWLILDSIKVRAIHLVFAMVLLYLSFPLFRRNKKLSFISTTRGIALLDYILAGLSIAAVLYIVLDWEGLVTRMGALSTRDIIFGSLLILLLLEASRRCIGPALPVIVIIFSLYAFFADAMPDFISSRPVSLKKYINQTALSSEGIYGIPLGVSASIVYLFVLLGAMMDRAGAGSFFTTLALSLLGRFKGGPAKAAVVSSGLTGMISGSSIANIVTTGTFTIPLMKKVGYPAKKAAAIEVAASIDGQLMPPIMGAAAFIIAEYVNVPYVEVVRAALIPALVSYAALFFITHLEASKLGMKGLPRHEIPSFRKTLKEGFHYLIPISWLIYELIVLRHSPELAAFRAILLLCVVILFQEIYQARRGNRSFHSALKKALASIGGGLISGSKNMVVVALATAAAGIIVGIVSLGLGSMITHIVEAISSGNVFILLFITAIASLILGMGLPTTATYIVMASLTAPIIVTLGSLYGLTIPLLASHLFCFYFGILADDTPPVGLAAFAAAAIARTDPIATGLQGFLYDIRTAVIPFFFIFNPDIILHGITDWRQGLLVFVMTLLAAFAFAAVVQGWFVTKNKWPEIPFLLLASLILFHPGILQSWLGMDSWHRYWLYLPGLAILALIFTEQKLRAGEKT; via the coding sequence ATGTTCTCACGAAAAACACAAACAGCAGAAGATATATTAAAAGAAGAAACCGGCGAATTACGCTCATTAAACCGTTTCGAAAAGACCCTGACTGCCGCCGTGGCCCTGGCATGGGCCCTATTTCAGCTATCCCTTGCAAGCTGGCTCATCCTCGACAGCATCAAGGTGAGGGCCATTCATCTGGTCTTCGCCATGGTGCTGCTCTACCTGAGCTTCCCCCTCTTCAGGAGGAATAAAAAGCTTTCATTTATTTCAACAACGAGAGGGATAGCGCTGCTGGATTATATCCTGGCTGGCCTGTCAATCGCGGCGGTCCTCTACATAGTCCTGGACTGGGAGGGACTCGTAACCCGCATGGGGGCCCTGAGTACCCGTGATATTATCTTCGGCTCCCTGCTCATCCTGCTTCTCCTTGAAGCATCGCGACGATGCATCGGACCCGCCCTGCCGGTTATCGTGATCATTTTCAGCCTCTACGCCTTTTTCGCCGACGCCATGCCCGATTTCATTTCTTCTAGACCGGTGTCACTTAAAAAATACATCAACCAGACGGCCCTCTCATCGGAGGGGATATACGGTATTCCCCTGGGAGTCTCGGCAAGCATCGTGTATCTTTTTGTACTGCTGGGAGCTATGATGGACCGGGCCGGCGCAGGGTCATTTTTTACAACACTTGCTCTGTCCCTCCTGGGCCGATTCAAAGGAGGGCCCGCCAAGGCAGCAGTGGTATCCAGCGGACTCACGGGCATGATATCGGGCTCCAGCATCGCCAATATCGTCACCACGGGAACCTTCACCATTCCCCTGATGAAAAAAGTGGGATATCCGGCAAAAAAAGCCGCCGCCATCGAGGTTGCGGCCAGCATCGACGGCCAGCTCATGCCGCCCATCATGGGAGCCGCGGCCTTCATCATCGCCGAGTATGTTAATGTCCCCTACGTTGAAGTGGTCAGGGCTGCACTCATTCCGGCCCTTGTCTCTTATGCTGCACTCTTCTTTATCACCCATCTCGAAGCCTCGAAGCTGGGCATGAAGGGACTGCCGCGCCATGAGATCCCCTCTTTCAGAAAAACATTGAAAGAAGGATTCCATTACCTTATCCCCATTTCCTGGCTCATCTATGAGCTCATCGTACTGCGTCACTCACCGGAACTGGCGGCTTTCCGCGCCATACTTCTGCTCTGTGTCGTAATACTCTTCCAGGAGATATACCAGGCGCGCCGGGGAAATAGATCCTTCCATTCAGCCCTCAAGAAGGCCCTCGCCTCCATCGGCGGCGGTCTCATCAGCGGTTCGAAAAACATGGTCGTCGTAGCCCTGGCTACGGCCGCGGCCGGCATCATCGTAGGCATCGTTAGCCTGGGACTGGGGAGCATGATCACACATATAGTGGAGGCCATATCATCAGGCAATGTGTTCATCCTGCTTTTTATAACCGCCATAGCCAGTCTTATCCTGGGCATGGGCCTTCCCACCACGGCCACCTACATCGTCATGGCTTCCCTGACAGCGCCCATCATCGTCACCCTGGGTTCCCTCTATGGACTGACAATCCCCCTGCTTGCCAGTCATCTCTTCTGCTTTTATTTCGGCATCCTGGCCGATGACACACCGCCCGTTGGGCTGGCTGCCTTTGCTGCCGCGGCCATCGCCAGGACCGACCCGATAGCCACGGGGCTCCAGGGATTTCTCTACGACATCCGCACGGCCGTAATCCCCTTTTTCTTTATATTCAATCCCGATATTATTTTGCACGGCATAACGGACTGGCGCCAGGGGCTCCTTGTTTTTGTCATGACCTTGCTGGCTGCTTTCGCCTTTGCCGCGGTCGTACAGGGATGGTTCGTCACAAAAAATAAATGGCCTGAAATTCCGTTTCTTCTACTGGCGTCACTCATCCTGTTTCATCCCGGGATACTGCAGTCATGGCTTGGAATGGATTCATGGCACCGGTACTGGCTGTACCTCCCGGGCCTGGCTATACTGGCGCTTATTTTTACAGAACAAAAACTCCGGGCAGGAGAAAAAACATGA
- a CDS encoding TetR/AcrR family transcriptional regulator, which yields MEISTFTKLKEKEKNARRNIIIDAAEKEFASKPFNRVNMRDIAKKAGISPASIYRYFPDQQSLFVEAFVRGTKDIFTRLHEIVDGSDDGAFEKVTEEFIDYFTRNDQYFRMMMHFFLDGSVDTDVFDKLTGLERKLLLDFDAIFEKIRAKGNIRFNSHTLFSTLVGIVATFRNHPGKNEDDILKHRQRIGRNITRLFLNNSEK from the coding sequence ATGGAAATCAGCACCTTCACAAAACTGAAAGAAAAAGAAAAAAACGCCCGCCGCAATATTATAATCGACGCGGCTGAAAAAGAGTTTGCTTCCAAGCCCTTTAACCGGGTAAACATGCGTGATATTGCCAAAAAAGCAGGAATATCACCGGCATCCATTTACCGCTACTTTCCCGATCAGCAGTCCCTCTTTGTTGAGGCCTTTGTGCGGGGGACAAAGGATATCTTCACCAGGCTCCACGAAATTGTCGACGGGTCCGACGACGGCGCCTTTGAAAAGGTCACGGAAGAATTCATCGATTATTTCACCAGGAATGACCAGTATTTCCGCATGATGATGCATTTTTTCCTCGACGGTTCCGTTGATACGGATGTATTCGATAAACTGACAGGACTGGAGAGAAAGCTTCTTCTGGATTTTGATGCAATTTTCGAAAAAATAAGGGCAAAGGGGAATATCCGCTTCAATTCCCACACTCTCTTTTCCACACTCGTAGGCATAGTGGCCACCTTCAGAAACCATCCCGGCAAAAACGAGGACGATATTCTAAAACATCGCCAGCGGATCGGCCGAAACATCACCAGACTTTTTCTCAATAATTCGGAAAAATAA